From a region of the Xyrauchen texanus isolate HMW12.3.18 chromosome 47, RBS_HiC_50CHRs, whole genome shotgun sequence genome:
- the LOC127639261 gene encoding bcl-2-like protein 13, which produces MEPEVQSLETSEMVMVAEDQSENHSSSSDIIHLEAELHERVESDEEEEADLQSSMLSMLVSDRELADMRAEMDVMSSADHDLRPPETVELLMSVEEPRVEEIEMEEASSQPIFPHTSLLPEPSDFTLASIPIPEIIAQVLDHPPSPQELPQTHATTFTTSDEVRISESGSTNASVSQGHTRSSTQEVVSKAEPEPATSGTSPFELPVLLVGGATLVAVVGVLTYALSRK; this is translated from the coding sequence ATGGAGCCTGAGGTTCAAAGTCTAGAAACCAGTGAGATGGTCATGGTTGCAGAGGACCAAAGTGAGAACCACTCCTCCAGCTCTGATATCATCCACCTAGAGGCAGAgcttcatgagagggtggagtCAGATGAAGAGGAGGAGGCAGATCTTCAAAGCAGCATGCTGAGTATGCTTGTCAGCGATAGGGAGCTGGCGGATATGAGGGCAGAGATGGATGTCATGTCTTCTGCAGATCATGATTTGAGGCCTCCAGAGACTGTGGAGCTTCTAATGTCTGTGGAGGAGCCCAGAGTGGAGGAGATCGAGATGGAGGAGGCTTCTTCTCAGCCAATTTTTCCTCACACCTCTCTTCTGCCTGAGCCATCAGATTTCACCCTCGCCTCCATCCCCATTCCTGAAATCATCGCACAGGTCTTAGATCACCCTCCATCTCCACAAGAACTTCCTCAAACTCATGCAACTACATTTACAACCTCAGACGAAGTTCGGATCTCTGAATCTGGTTCTACTAATGCATCTGTATCTCAAGGCCACACAAGATCGTCTACCCAGGAAGTGGTTTCAAAGGCAGAGCCTGAGCCAGCGACCTCTGGCACTTCACCTTTCGAACTCCCTGTGTTGCTCGTTGGTGGTGCCACTCTGGTGGCAGTAGTGGGAGTACTTACATATGCATTGAGTAGAAAGTAG
- the ccdc167 gene encoding coiled-coil domain-containing protein 167: MTKSKTAKKEKMSVASEIDRMEERKLHCKNNLERAEFRQRKEQLSDHDRQALEDEMTIMNERIQKYEDDLQMLRGENRRNMMLSVALLAISALFYYTFIH, encoded by the exons ATGACTAAATCAAAGACGGCAAAGAAAGAGAAGATGAGTGTGGCAAGTGAG ATTGACCGCATGGAGGAGCGcaaattacactgtaaaaacaacCTGGAGAGGGCGGAGTTTAGACAGAGAAAAGAGCAACTCTCAGACCACGACAG ACAGGCCCTGGAAGATGAAATGACCATAATGAATGAAAGAATACAGAAATACG aagacGACTTGCAGATGCTGAGAGGAGAGAACAGGAGGAACATGATGCTGTCCGTTGCTCTGTTAGCCATCAGCGCTCTTTTCTACTACACATTCATACACTAA